The following coding sequences lie in one Streptomyces xiamenensis genomic window:
- the cbiE gene encoding precorrin-6y C5,15-methyltransferase (decarboxylating) subunit CbiE yields the protein MADRVTVIGWDGSPLTPGAQAALSAATLVAGAPRHLVLPEVPARAERVQLGSLSLAAGRIAAHRGTAVVLADGDPGFFGVVRTLRDLEHGLEVEVMPAVSAVAAGFARVGMPWDDARVVTAQQRTLRRAVNVCRAHPKVAVLTSPGAGPAEIALLLGDVHRTFVICESLGTDRERVSVLTSDKVARHRWTDPNLVIVVGGTSGAGESWLAGQDPAAAVEPRGWGLEPAEYRQTALPAPGRTPQLRALELAVLGPRMGDLVWDIGAGSGLAALEAARHGAAVIAVDRDADACALAGATARRFGVQLHVVHGVAPQVLQSLPEPDVVRVGGGGHRTLVACADRRPQRIVTHAMTRDQAEAAGRVLSGAGYTVRCTLLQSVELETQEWSERGRSVVFLLAGSRL from the coding sequence ATGGCCGACCGCGTCACCGTGATCGGATGGGACGGCAGCCCGCTCACCCCGGGCGCACAGGCCGCCCTGAGCGCCGCCACACTGGTCGCGGGCGCCCCCCGGCACCTGGTGCTGCCCGAGGTCCCCGCCCGGGCCGAACGCGTCCAGCTCGGCAGCCTCAGCCTGGCCGCCGGCCGGATCGCCGCGCACCGCGGCACGGCGGTGGTCCTCGCCGACGGTGACCCCGGTTTCTTCGGCGTCGTGCGTACCCTGCGCGACCTCGAACACGGCCTGGAGGTCGAGGTGATGCCGGCCGTCTCGGCCGTCGCGGCGGGGTTCGCCCGCGTCGGCATGCCCTGGGACGACGCCCGCGTGGTCACCGCGCAGCAGCGCACCCTGCGCCGCGCCGTCAACGTGTGCCGTGCCCACCCCAAGGTCGCCGTCCTCACCTCACCCGGCGCCGGACCCGCCGAGATCGCCCTGCTGCTGGGCGACGTGCACCGCACCTTCGTCATCTGCGAGTCGCTGGGCACCGACCGGGAACGGGTGTCCGTGCTCACCTCGGACAAGGTCGCGCGGCACCGCTGGACCGACCCCAACCTGGTCATCGTCGTCGGCGGGACCAGCGGCGCGGGGGAGAGCTGGCTGGCCGGCCAGGACCCGGCCGCGGCCGTCGAACCGCGCGGCTGGGGCCTCGAACCGGCCGAGTACCGGCAGACCGCCCTGCCCGCCCCCGGCCGCACCCCTCAACTGCGGGCGCTGGAACTGGCCGTGCTCGGCCCGCGCATGGGCGACCTGGTGTGGGACATCGGCGCCGGCAGCGGCCTGGCCGCCCTGGAGGCCGCGCGGCACGGCGCCGCCGTCATCGCGGTCGACCGGGACGCCGACGCCTGCGCCCTGGCCGGCGCCACCGCCCGGCGGTTCGGCGTGCAACTGCACGTGGTGCACGGGGTCGCGCCCCAGGTGCTCCAGTCGCTGCCGGAGCCCGACGTGGTACGTGTCGGGGGAGGCGGCCACCGCACCCTCGTCGCCTGCGCGGACCGCAGGCCGCAGCGGATCGTCACCCATGCCATGACCCGCGATCAGGCGGAGGCAGCGGGACGGGTGCTCAGCGGCGCCGGCTACACCGTGCGCTGCACGCTCCTGCAATCGGTGGAACTGGAGACCCAGGAGTGGTCCGAACGGGGCCGCTCCGTGGTGTTCCTGTTGGCCGGAAGCCGTCTGTGA
- a CDS encoding GNAT family N-acetyltransferase: protein MTSLFPDISISTERLVLRPFEEADIPPLADMMNDELTAAWTSAPTPYTRRDAHEWVVRRAPAERRSGRGIVFAVTDHLTQRLVGSAHLMNTDWRNRRTEIGYVIGPWGRGEGYAVETVLAVAQWLFHDQHFERLELRTAAGNTASQRVAQKAGCVSEGVLRNARIVRSRTEDGGWTDIRTDTIVWSLLPEDLEDR, encoded by the coding sequence ATGACATCCCTCTTCCCCGACATCTCCATCAGCACCGAACGCCTGGTGCTGCGCCCCTTCGAGGAAGCCGACATCCCTCCGCTCGCCGACATGATGAACGACGAGCTGACCGCCGCCTGGACCAGTGCCCCCACCCCGTACACCCGTCGCGACGCCCACGAGTGGGTCGTCAGACGAGCCCCGGCCGAACGCCGTTCCGGACGCGGCATCGTCTTCGCCGTCACCGACCACCTCACCCAGCGGCTGGTCGGCAGCGCCCACCTGATGAACACCGACTGGCGCAACCGCAGAACCGAGATCGGCTACGTCATCGGTCCCTGGGGCCGCGGCGAGGGGTACGCCGTGGAGACCGTGCTCGCCGTCGCCCAGTGGCTCTTCCACGACCAGCACTTCGAACGCCTCGAACTGCGCACCGCCGCCGGCAACACCGCCTCCCAGCGGGTCGCCCAGAAGGCCGGCTGCGTCAGCGAGGGCGTCCTGCGCAACGCCCGGATAGTACGCTCGCGCACCGAGGACGGCGGCTGGACCGACATCCGCACCGACACCATCGTGTGGAGCCTGCTCCCCGAGGACCTCGAGGACCGCTGA
- a CDS encoding MetQ/NlpA family ABC transporter substrate-binding protein, with amino-acid sequence MRTHLRTAAVVASAAALTLGLAACGTDSDPSSNDDAGSSAGDTQKITVAASPNPHAQILDFVRDNLAEDAGLDLTVQEFSDYVLPNTAVDSGEVDANYFQHQPYLDDFNANHGTDIVPVVNVHLEPLGLYSKSLDSVEGLTEGSTIAIPDDASNGGRALQLLAQNGVIELKDGVGANAVLGDITDDKGITFTELEAASLPRALDDFDAAVVNGNYALEVDLSPADDAIALEEAEGNPYANFLAVKAGHENDPAVQTLAELLNSDEVAQFIEDTYPGSVVPAFGTPGA; translated from the coding sequence GTGCGTACTCACCTCCGTACCGCCGCCGTCGTGGCGTCCGCAGCCGCTCTCACCCTGGGCCTGGCCGCATGCGGCACCGACTCCGACCCCTCGTCGAACGACGACGCCGGGTCCTCCGCCGGGGACACCCAGAAGATCACCGTCGCCGCCAGCCCCAACCCGCACGCGCAGATCCTCGACTTCGTCCGGGACAACCTCGCCGAGGACGCCGGACTCGACCTGACCGTCCAGGAGTTCAGCGACTACGTGCTGCCCAACACCGCCGTCGACAGCGGCGAGGTGGACGCCAACTACTTCCAGCACCAGCCCTACCTGGACGACTTCAACGCCAACCACGGCACCGACATCGTCCCGGTCGTCAACGTGCACCTGGAGCCGCTCGGCCTGTACTCCAAGTCCCTGGACAGCGTCGAAGGGCTCACCGAGGGCTCCACCATCGCCATCCCGGACGACGCCAGCAACGGCGGCCGCGCCCTTCAGCTGCTCGCCCAGAACGGCGTCATCGAACTCAAGGACGGCGTCGGCGCCAACGCCGTCCTCGGCGACATCACCGACGACAAGGGCATCACGTTCACCGAGCTGGAGGCCGCCAGCCTCCCGCGCGCCCTGGACGACTTCGACGCCGCCGTCGTCAACGGCAACTACGCCCTGGAGGTCGACCTCTCCCCGGCCGACGACGCCATCGCGCTGGAAGAGGCCGAGGGCAACCCCTACGCCAACTTCCTCGCCGTCAAGGCCGGCCACGAGAACGACCCCGCCGTCCAGACCCTCGCCGAGCTGCTGAACTCCGACGAGGTCGCGCAGTTCATCGAGGACACCTACCCGGGCTCCGTCGTCCCGGCGTTCGGCACCCCCGGCGCCTGA
- a CDS encoding methionine ABC transporter permease, with translation MGWDQMRPLLEQGTIDTLYMVGWSTLIAALGGLPIGVLLVLTDRGGMLANAVVNKILGAIVNVGRSLPFIIMMVALIPFTRWVVGTAFGPTAAIVPLAIGAIPFFARLVETSVREVDHGLVEAAQAMGGGTWTVVLKVLLPQSLASLVAGLTTTVIALIGYSAMAGAVGGGGLGTLALTYGHQRFETDFMYVILAVIVVIVTIVQLLGDGVVRLLTRRGRTG, from the coding sequence ATGGGCTGGGATCAGATGCGGCCCCTGCTGGAGCAGGGCACCATCGACACCCTCTACATGGTCGGCTGGTCCACCCTGATCGCCGCCCTCGGCGGACTGCCCATCGGCGTCCTGCTGGTGCTCACCGACCGCGGCGGCATGCTCGCCAACGCCGTGGTCAACAAGATCCTCGGCGCCATCGTCAACGTCGGCCGCTCGCTGCCGTTCATCATCATGATGGTCGCCCTGATCCCCTTCACCCGCTGGGTGGTGGGCACCGCCTTCGGCCCCACCGCCGCCATCGTGCCGCTGGCCATCGGCGCCATCCCCTTCTTCGCCCGGCTGGTGGAGACCTCCGTGCGCGAGGTCGACCACGGACTGGTCGAGGCCGCCCAGGCGATGGGCGGCGGCACCTGGACCGTCGTCCTCAAAGTGCTGCTGCCGCAGTCCCTGGCCTCTCTGGTCGCCGGACTCACCACCACCGTGATCGCCCTCATCGGCTACTCCGCGATGGCGGGGGCCGTCGGCGGCGGCGGCCTGGGCACCCTGGCCCTCACCTACGGCCACCAGCGCTTCGAGACCGACTTCATGTACGTCATCCTCGCGGTCATCGTCGTCATCGTGACCATCGTGCAGCTCCTGGGCGACGGGGTCGTCCGACTCCTCACCCGCCGCGGGCGCACCGGATGA
- a CDS encoding methionine ABC transporter ATP-binding protein, producing MITTTDLTKVYHSRGREVTALDGVNLHVRPGEVFGVIGQSGAGKSTLIRCVNLLERPTSGTVTVDGVDLTALAGRGKRAGRPLREARTRIGMIFQHFNLLSARTVQGNIELPLEILGLTRRERARKALDLLDLVGLADKARAYPTQLSGGQKQRVGIARALAGDPKVLLSDEATSALDPETTRSVLQLLRDLNQQLGLTVLLITHEMDVVKAVCDSAALMRDGRVVESGVVSDLLATPGSTLAHELFPLTGAAGEGRTLVDITFHGGSAGRPVISQLARDHAVDVSILGAAMDTVGDAQVGRMRIELPGGPGDNDRALAFLRAQGLTVEIPGTAAPAAVALSKEGA from the coding sequence GTGATCACCACCACGGACCTCACGAAGGTCTACCACTCACGCGGCCGGGAGGTCACCGCGCTGGACGGCGTGAACCTCCACGTCCGGCCCGGAGAGGTCTTCGGCGTCATCGGACAGAGCGGCGCCGGGAAATCCACCCTGATCCGCTGCGTCAACCTGCTGGAGCGCCCCACCTCCGGCACGGTCACCGTCGACGGCGTCGACCTCACCGCCCTGGCCGGCCGCGGCAAGCGCGCCGGCCGCCCGCTGCGCGAGGCCCGCACCCGCATCGGCATGATCTTCCAGCACTTCAACCTGCTCTCCGCCCGCACCGTGCAGGGCAACATCGAGCTGCCGCTGGAGATTCTCGGGCTCACCCGCCGCGAACGCGCCCGCAAGGCCCTGGACCTGCTCGACCTCGTCGGCCTCGCCGACAAGGCCCGCGCCTACCCCACCCAGCTCTCCGGCGGCCAGAAGCAGCGCGTCGGCATCGCCCGCGCGCTGGCGGGTGACCCCAAGGTGCTGCTCTCGGACGAGGCGACCTCCGCGCTCGACCCCGAGACCACCCGCTCCGTACTCCAGCTGCTGCGCGACCTCAACCAGCAGCTCGGCCTCACCGTCCTGCTCATCACCCACGAGATGGACGTCGTCAAGGCCGTCTGCGACTCCGCCGCCCTGATGCGGGACGGCCGCGTCGTGGAGTCCGGCGTCGTCTCCGACCTGCTGGCCACCCCCGGTTCCACCCTCGCCCACGAGCTGTTCCCGCTCACCGGCGCGGCGGGCGAGGGCCGCACCCTGGTCGACATCACCTTCCACGGCGGCAGCGCCGGGCGGCCCGTCATCTCCCAGCTCGCCCGCGACCACGCCGTCGACGTGTCGATCCTCGGCGCCGCCATGGACACCGTCGGCGACGCCCAGGTGGGCCGGATGCGCATCGAGCTGCCCGGCGGCCCCGGCGACAACGACCGTGCCCTGGCCTTCCTTCGCGCCCAGGGCCTGACCGTCGAGATACCCGGCACGGCCGCCCCGGCCGCCGTCGCGCTCAGCAAGGAAGGTGCCTGA
- a CDS encoding GNAT family N-acetyltransferase produces the protein MGMSVTIDKAAEQDAEQILKLQYLCYQAEAELAGDYQIDALTQTAGELRAEMLAGLVLVARLGTEVVGSVRGTVDADGTASIGRLIVHPRMQRHGLGGRLLDRIEHRLAAEADAARYRLHSGQRGEGNLRLYRRLGYAPVATEHVSPKLNVITLEKIRAQQPLPRTLAASA, from the coding sequence ATGGGCATGAGCGTCACGATCGACAAGGCGGCCGAGCAGGACGCCGAACAGATCCTCAAACTCCAGTACCTGTGCTATCAGGCGGAAGCCGAGCTGGCCGGGGACTACCAGATCGACGCGCTGACCCAGACGGCGGGCGAACTGCGCGCCGAGATGCTGGCCGGCCTGGTCCTGGTCGCCCGGCTGGGCACCGAGGTCGTCGGCTCGGTACGCGGCACCGTCGACGCGGACGGCACCGCCTCCATCGGCCGGCTGATCGTGCACCCCCGGATGCAGCGCCACGGGCTCGGCGGCCGGCTGCTCGACCGGATCGAACACCGGCTGGCCGCCGAGGCCGACGCCGCCCGCTACCGGCTGCACTCGGGCCAGCGCGGCGAGGGCAACCTGCGGCTGTACCGCCGGCTCGGCTACGCGCCGGTGGCCACCGAGCACGTCTCGCCGAAGCTGAACGTGATCACCCTGGAGAAGATCCGGGCGCAGCAGCCGCTGCCGCGGACCCTGGCCGCCAGCGCCTGA
- a CDS encoding glycerophosphodiester phosphodiesterase family protein produces MAADQEAGPGPDGRRLTRRTLLGATVAGAGATALLGAVGARAARSPAAGSGDPPTPTVIAHRGASGYRPEHTLGSYQLALDLGADVIEIDLVPTRDHQLVCRHENEISGTTDVAARPEFADRETTRTVDGERLTGWFTEDFTAAELTTLGSVERLPARRPNNTLYNGRWSVPTLQEVLEWAADRGRERGRPVWLCLELKHPTHFRSLGLDLEEPLTRLLHRHQLHRAGSPVLLQSFEADSLRRMAERTETRRTLLLAGPTERPHDLQRAGDPRTVADLITPDGLREIAGYAHIIGPTLDLVIPRRDDDTLAAPTTLIGDAHDRGLSVHGYTLRNENVFLPAEFRTGERENRYGDAFGAIRAYLDQGIDGIHTDHPDTMLLVTADRR; encoded by the coding sequence ATGGCGGCAGACCAGGAAGCAGGTCCCGGGCCCGACGGCAGGCGGCTGACCCGGCGCACCCTGCTGGGCGCGACGGTGGCCGGTGCCGGGGCCACCGCCCTGCTGGGCGCCGTCGGCGCCCGCGCCGCCCGGTCACCCGCGGCGGGCTCCGGAGACCCGCCCACACCCACCGTCATCGCCCATCGCGGAGCCAGCGGCTACCGGCCGGAACACACCCTCGGCTCCTACCAGCTGGCCCTCGACCTCGGTGCCGACGTCATCGAGATCGATCTGGTGCCCACCCGCGACCACCAGCTGGTGTGCCGTCACGAGAACGAGATCTCCGGCACCACCGACGTCGCGGCCCGGCCCGAATTCGCCGACCGGGAAACCACGAGAACGGTGGACGGCGAACGGCTGACGGGCTGGTTCACCGAGGACTTCACGGCCGCCGAGCTCACCACTCTCGGCTCGGTCGAACGGCTCCCCGCCCGCCGCCCGAACAACACCCTCTACAACGGCCGCTGGAGCGTCCCCACCCTCCAGGAGGTCCTGGAGTGGGCCGCGGACCGGGGCCGGGAGCGCGGCCGGCCCGTCTGGCTGTGCCTGGAACTGAAACACCCCACCCACTTCCGCTCCCTGGGCCTTGACCTGGAGGAGCCGCTCACCCGGCTGCTGCACCGCCACCAACTGCACCGGGCCGGATCCCCCGTCCTGCTCCAGAGCTTCGAGGCCGACAGCCTGCGCCGGATGGCCGAGCGGACCGAGACCCGCCGCACCCTGCTGCTCGCCGGACCCACCGAGCGCCCCCACGACCTCCAGCGGGCCGGCGACCCGCGCACCGTCGCCGACCTGATCACCCCGGACGGGCTGCGGGAGATCGCCGGCTACGCCCATATCATCGGCCCCACCCTCGACCTGGTCATCCCGCGCCGTGACGACGACACGCTGGCCGCTCCCACCACCCTGATCGGCGACGCCCACGACCGGGGCCTGAGCGTGCACGGCTACACCCTGCGCAACGAGAACGTCTTCCTGCCCGCCGAGTTCCGCACCGGGGAGCGCGAGAACCGCTACGGCGACGCCTTCGGCGCCATCCGCGCCTACCTCGACCAGGGCATCGACGGTATCCACACCGACCACCCCGACACCATGCTGCTGGTCACCGCCGACCGGCGCTGA
- a CDS encoding lysophospholipid acyltransferase family protein, producing the protein MSRFTLLRALFGPLLKLFFRPRVEGLENIPGEGPVVLAGNHLTFIDSVILPLISKRQVHFIGKDEYVTGRSLKGRIMAWFFTGVGMIPVARDGGHGGVAALMTGLRVLEQGKVFGIYPEGTRSPDGRLYRGRTGIARLTLMSGAPVVPFAMIGTDRVQPGGKGLPRVGRGRRITVRFGEPLDFSRYEGMDRDRYVLRAVTDEVMTEVMRLSGQEYVDMYATKARAA; encoded by the coding sequence TTGTCCCGTTTCACTCTGCTGAGGGCGCTGTTCGGCCCCCTGCTGAAGCTCTTCTTCCGACCCAGGGTCGAGGGCCTGGAGAACATCCCCGGCGAGGGCCCGGTCGTGCTCGCGGGCAATCATCTGACGTTCATCGACTCGGTGATCCTGCCGCTCATCTCCAAGCGGCAGGTGCACTTCATCGGCAAGGACGAGTACGTCACCGGCCGTTCCCTCAAGGGGCGGATCATGGCGTGGTTCTTCACGGGGGTCGGCATGATCCCGGTGGCCAGGGACGGCGGTCACGGCGGGGTCGCGGCCCTGATGACCGGCCTGCGGGTGCTGGAGCAGGGCAAGGTCTTCGGGATCTACCCCGAGGGCACCCGCTCCCCCGACGGCCGGCTGTACCGGGGGCGCACCGGCATCGCCCGGCTGACGCTGATGTCCGGCGCGCCGGTGGTGCCGTTCGCGATGATCGGCACCGACCGGGTGCAGCCGGGCGGCAAGGGGCTGCCTCGTGTCGGGCGCGGGCGGCGGATCACCGTACGGTTCGGTGAACCGCTGGACTTCTCCCGGTACGAGGGCATGGACCGCGACCGCTACGTCCTGCGGGCCGTCACCGACGAGGTGATGACCGAGGTCATGCGGCTGTCCGGGCAGGAGTACGTGGACATGTACGCCACCAAGGCGCGGGCCGCCTGA
- a CDS encoding aldo/keto reductase has translation MAFSRFSPDATPAARIGLGLAAVGRPGYINLGRAGDLPAERTVGALRERSHQLLDAAHAAGVRYLDAARSYGRAEEFLAGWLADRPGVRDVVVGSKWGYTYTAEWRTDAATHEVKDHSAATFDRQYAESTALLGDRLDLYQIHSVTPDSPALRDPAVLERLAALRAAGLDVGLSTSGPAQAEAIRAALELRYENGPLFRTVQSTFNVLEPSAGDALAEAHAAGLTVIVKEAMANGRLAGEAAPPALREMAREHGTGPDAVAIAAVLHRPWVGIVLSGAATVPQLTGNLAAARLRLDPRELARLTELAEPAARYWAKRSALPWS, from the coding sequence ATGGCGTTCTCCCGTTTCAGCCCCGACGCGACCCCGGCCGCCCGGATCGGCCTGGGCCTGGCCGCCGTCGGCCGCCCCGGCTACATCAACCTGGGGCGGGCCGGTGATCTGCCCGCCGAACGCACCGTCGGCGCGCTGCGCGAGCGCAGCCATCAACTGCTCGACGCCGCCCACGCCGCCGGGGTGCGCTACCTGGACGCGGCACGCTCCTACGGCCGGGCCGAGGAGTTCCTCGCCGGCTGGCTGGCCGACCGCCCCGGCGTGCGCGATGTCGTCGTGGGCAGCAAGTGGGGCTACACGTATACGGCCGAGTGGCGCACCGACGCCGCCACCCACGAGGTGAAGGACCACAGCGCCGCCACCTTCGACCGGCAGTACGCGGAGAGCACCGCGCTGCTCGGCGACCGGCTGGACCTGTACCAGATCCACTCCGTGACCCCGGACAGCCCGGCGCTGCGCGACCCTGCCGTCCTGGAGCGGCTGGCCGCACTGCGCGCCGCCGGGCTCGATGTCGGCCTGTCCACCAGTGGCCCGGCCCAGGCGGAGGCGATCCGCGCGGCACTGGAACTGCGGTACGAGAACGGGCCGCTGTTCCGCACGGTGCAGTCCACGTTCAATGTGCTGGAGCCCTCGGCGGGCGATGCGCTGGCCGAGGCGCACGCGGCCGGGCTGACCGTCATCGTCAAGGAGGCCATGGCCAACGGCCGGCTCGCCGGTGAGGCGGCCCCGCCCGCGCTGCGGGAGATGGCCCGGGAGCACGGCACCGGGCCGGACGCCGTGGCGATCGCCGCCGTACTGCACCGGCCGTGGGTGGGGATCGTGCTCTCGGGGGCGGCCACCGTGCCCCAGCTGACGGGGAATCTGGCCGCCGCCCGGCTGCGGCTCGACCCGCGGGAGCTGGCCCGGCTCACGGAACTGGCCGAGCCCGCCGCGCGGTACTGGGCGAAGCGCTCCGCGCTGCCCTGGAGCTGA